From Burkholderia pseudomultivorans, the proteins below share one genomic window:
- a CDS encoding sulfite exporter TauE/SafE family protein — MLALVIVAGLWAGLQNTLAGGGSFVTLPALIVSGMSPLSANITSTVALFPAQVTTGWASRHMVRGAGRLSFRALFAISVVGGALGGLLLLKTPSSIFSRLVPWLVLFATIVFAWGSFFRKPGDAATHLGPVPAAISQFLIAIYGGYFGGGIGFLMMAALTMAGLSPRHAMSTKNALAGVMNASAVVLFVTSPHLHWGAALALGGGAIAGGLLGTWALHRVNERVLRIGIVCIGVALTVGLFVRPI, encoded by the coding sequence ATGCTCGCCCTCGTCATCGTCGCCGGTCTCTGGGCCGGCCTGCAGAACACCCTCGCGGGCGGCGGCTCGTTCGTCACGCTGCCTGCGCTGATCGTGTCCGGCATGTCGCCGCTCTCGGCAAACATCACGTCCACCGTCGCGCTGTTCCCGGCACAGGTCACGACCGGCTGGGCAAGCCGCCATATGGTGCGCGGCGCGGGCCGGCTGTCGTTTCGCGCGCTGTTCGCGATCAGCGTCGTCGGCGGCGCGCTCGGCGGCCTGCTGCTGCTGAAAACCCCGTCGTCGATTTTCTCGCGGCTGGTGCCGTGGCTCGTGCTGTTCGCGACGATCGTATTCGCGTGGGGCAGCTTCTTTCGCAAGCCGGGCGACGCCGCCACGCATCTCGGCCCCGTCCCCGCCGCGATCTCGCAGTTCCTGATCGCGATCTATGGCGGCTACTTCGGCGGCGGGATCGGCTTCCTGATGATGGCCGCACTGACGATGGCAGGCCTGTCGCCGCGTCACGCGATGTCGACGAAAAATGCGCTGGCGGGCGTGATGAATGCGTCGGCCGTCGTGCTGTTCGTCACGTCGCCGCATCTGCACTGGGGCGCGGCGCTCGCGCTCGGCGGCGGCGCGATCGCCGGCGGGCTGCTCGGCACGTGGGCGCTGCACCGCGTCAACGAACGCGTGCTGCGGATCGGCATCGTCTGCATCGGCGTCGCGCTGACGGTCGGGTTGTTTGTCCGGCCGATCTGA